A region from the Linepithema humile isolate Giens D197 chromosome 1, Lhum_UNIL_v1.0, whole genome shotgun sequence genome encodes:
- the LOC136997186 gene encoding uncharacterized protein, with protein sequence MDSQIKFASVRYFNDESKKIHIISIDKIKDFTVLDKYEDPYFVKRLNTITNEESLIAAQIMEVGTNEEDLKHNKQRYVFKKMRYSDAVQKILDKKEILEKENPEPNETQKETEFDNERTSKEGDENIIKEKLKASNRDDIIFERNREKLFDIPIALEKKIQSLQDENKKLQLENNNLKNDIFFLKEKLHSLKTKKQLFPEEIKRPASPSITSTPKKMRSETVNVPLQDAVFSEPSTSQLRSEQSLLQDDFCIKVLAKNNKTTQKAKSNKKKTKKESKKNKKSKKDKRKK encoded by the exons ATGGattcacaaattaaatttgctagTGTACGTTATTTCAATGATGAGAGCAAAAAAATCCACATTATTTctattgacaaaataaaagattttacagTTCTGGATAAGTATGAAGAtccatattttgtaaaaagactGAATACTATAACCAATGAAGAAAGTTTGATCGCAGCTCAAATTATGGAAGTAGGAA CTAATGAAGAGGACTTGAAACATAACAAACAACGTtatgtctttaaaaaaatgcgcTACAGTGATGccgtacaaaaaatattagataaaaaagaaatattagaaaaagaaaatccaGAGCCTAACGAAACTCAAAAAGAAACG gAGTTTGATAATGAAAGAACATCGAAAGAAGGTgatgaaaatataatcaaagaGAAGTTGAAAGCTTCAAATCGTGacgatataatatttgaaaggAACCGTGAAAAACTTTTTGATATTCCAATTGctctagaaaagaaaattcagTCTTTACaagatgaaaacaaaaaattacaattagaaaacaataatttgaaaaatgatatattttttttgaaagagaaaCTTCATtcattgaaaacaaaaaaacaattatttcctGAAg aaataaaGCGTCCGGCATCACCCAGCATAACCAGTACTCCAAAGAAGATGAGAAGTGAAACAGTTAATGTTCCCTTACAAGATGCTGTTTTCAGTGAACCTAGTACTTCTCAACTAAGGAGTGAGCAATCTTTATTGCAAGATGACTTTTGTATTAAAGTTTTagcaaaaaacaataaaacaacTCAAAAAGCaaagagtaataaaaaaaaaacaaagaaagaaagcaaaaaaaataaaaagtcaaagaaagataaaagaaaaaaataa